One region of Chryseobacterium sp. SORGH_AS_0447 genomic DNA includes:
- a CDS encoding T9SS type A sorting domain-containing protein: protein MKTKLMFFSLLLLSFLYVKAQQCTPTVTSPRLGTMFPDKIVFCNSETETLTTTQTYATYQWYRQEWDWQTPNTNPWVAVPGATSQTLTINGTDDMLYYFKVEVTQNDCTAESTPILADGYAYGLPFMMADFQPGTYEEIGPGEYNVCQGASVQLNDGFPQLYGVHTWFRCLPANNPPSPADPCIIPGETGDSYTATTTGHYGFYACTEYCPDQCEMLGDFAFIQLNFGNWSSCASLSTGETQPKENALSIYPNPASQVIFIGKASDKKYPEVSIIDMSGKLILQKKDHQYTEAIDVSSLVPGTYMIVSKSSNGKLYRNKFIKK from the coding sequence ATGAAAACAAAACTTATGTTTTTCAGTCTTTTGCTTTTAAGCTTTTTATATGTAAAAGCACAGCAATGCACTCCAACGGTTACAAGCCCGAGATTAGGAACCATGTTTCCGGACAAGATCGTCTTTTGTAATTCAGAAACGGAAACCCTCACCACTACCCAAACGTACGCAACCTACCAGTGGTATCGGCAGGAATGGGACTGGCAAACCCCGAATACCAACCCGTGGGTTGCTGTTCCGGGAGCCACTTCACAGACTCTTACCATCAACGGAACGGATGATATGCTGTATTATTTCAAAGTGGAGGTTACACAGAACGACTGTACGGCAGAAAGCACCCCCATCCTTGCAGACGGCTACGCGTACGGACTTCCTTTCATGATGGCGGATTTTCAGCCGGGAACTTATGAAGAAATCGGGCCGGGCGAATACAATGTTTGTCAGGGAGCCTCGGTGCAGCTGAATGATGGCTTCCCGCAGCTTTACGGAGTCCACACCTGGTTCCGTTGTCTTCCGGCAAACAATCCGCCTTCACCGGCCGATCCGTGTATTATTCCCGGGGAAACAGGAGATTCTTACACAGCGACAACCACCGGCCATTACGGATTCTATGCCTGTACCGAATATTGCCCGGACCAATGCGAAATGCTGGGTGATTTTGCCTTTATCCAATTAAATTTCGGGAACTGGAGCAGCTGTGCAAGCCTTTCAACCGGGGAAACCCAGCCGAAAGAAAATGCCCTGAGCATTTATCCCAACCCGGCTTCACAGGTTATTTTTATCGGTAAAGCATCAGACAAAAAGTACCCGGAAGTTTCTATCATCGATATGTCCGGAAAATTAATCCTGCAGAAAAAAGACCATCAATACACTGAAGCAATCGATGTAAGCAGCCTGGTACCCGGAACATACATGATCGTCTCTAAAAGCTCAAACGGGAAACTGTACCGGAACAAGTTTATTAAAAAATAA
- a CDS encoding DUF3078 domain-containing protein has protein sequence MKKFLVMLSVSLGIFAGAQVVIIDTPAVKKDTIKHWSVIGKQSVMINQAAFSNWVGGGANNVGWLAALDYNITYEKGKDLWENIILLNYGQNDTKGLGVRKTQDVINISTNYGRKFSKGWYLSAGAGLLSQFSAGYEDGNNPGAKKISNFMAPGYVNAGMGITYRPNDNINVTLRPSNARWVFVLDKELQVAGTYGLKADGDTSLLQYGFLGTAYYKVKLMENINVTNTASVFSNYLDHPERLVLAYGMILNLKVNKFISSNITVDLMYDHNQIQKTQLKQTLGVGFAYTLNNGVKRSDRKDSQWWIKK, from the coding sequence ATGAAGAAGTTTTTAGTAATGCTCTCAGTTTCTCTAGGAATTTTCGCCGGTGCGCAGGTAGTGATCATCGATACGCCAGCAGTCAAAAAAGATACCATAAAACACTGGTCGGTAATAGGAAAGCAGTCTGTAATGATCAATCAAGCAGCGTTTTCCAACTGGGTGGGCGGAGGTGCCAACAACGTAGGATGGCTTGCCGCACTGGATTACAACATTACCTACGAAAAAGGCAAGGATCTTTGGGAAAACATCATTCTTCTCAATTACGGACAGAATGATACGAAAGGGCTTGGCGTAAGAAAAACCCAGGATGTGATCAACATTTCCACCAACTACGGAAGGAAATTTTCGAAAGGCTGGTACCTTTCGGCAGGGGCAGGATTACTCTCGCAATTTTCTGCGGGATACGAAGACGGCAATAATCCCGGAGCCAAAAAAATCTCCAATTTCATGGCCCCCGGCTATGTTAATGCCGGGATGGGAATCACCTACCGGCCGAATGACAATATCAATGTGACGCTTCGGCCAAGTAACGCGAGATGGGTTTTTGTCCTGGACAAAGAGCTGCAGGTAGCCGGCACTTACGGCTTGAAAGCAGACGGAGACACTTCTTTGCTTCAATACGGTTTCTTAGGAACGGCTTATTATAAAGTAAAGCTGATGGAAAACATCAACGTTACCAATACGGCTTCCGTTTTCTCCAATTACCTGGATCATCCTGAAAGACTCGTCCTGGCCTACGGAATGATACTTAATTTAAAAGTCAACAAATTTATCTCTTCCAATATCACGGTTGATTTAATGTACGATCACAACCAGATCCAGAAGACCCAGCTTAAACAGACCCTGGGTGTTGGCTTTGCCTACACGCTGAACAATGGCGTAAAGCGCTCCGACCGGAAAGACAGTCAGTGGTGGATTAAAAAGTAG